From a single Diceros bicornis minor isolate mBicDic1 chromosome 6, mDicBic1.mat.cur, whole genome shotgun sequence genomic region:
- the SLC16A12 gene encoding monocarboxylate transporter 12 isoform X2 — protein sequence MVKVNRARSTAPPDGGWGWMIVLGCFLVTICTRAVTRCISIFFVEFQTYFIQDYAQTAWIHSIVDCMTMLCGLGFALCYSPAIAMVGKYFSRRKALAYGIAMSGSGIGTFVLAPVVQLLIEQFSWRGALLILGGFVLNLCVCGALMRPITLKEDHTTPEQNHVCRTQTRDFKRVSPCSTLTNEWVQTCLCCSLQQEYSFLLMSDFVVLAVSVLFMAYGCSPLFVYLVPYALSVGVSHQQAAFLMSILGVIDIIGNITFGWLTDRRCLKNYRYVCYLFAVGLDGLCYLCLPMLQSLPLLVPFSCTFGYFDGAYVTLIPVVTAEVVGTTSLSSALGVVYFLHAVPYLVSPPIAGWLVDATGSYTAAFLLCGFSMIFSSVLLGFARLVKKMRKTQLRFLAKESDPKLQLWTNGSVAYSVARELDQKDGESAAIAAPGYNPT from the exons ATGGTAAAAGTAAATAGAGCTCGGTCTACCGCCCCTCCAGATGGAGGCTGGGGCTGGATGATTGTGCTTGGCTGTTTCCTTGTTACCATCTGCACCCGGGCAGTAACCAG atgtatttccattttttttgtggAGTTCCAGACATACTTCATTCAGGATTATGCACAAACAGCATGGATTCATTCCATTGTAGACTGTATGACCATGCTCTGTG GTCTTGGATTTGCACTTTGTTACTCTCCAGCTATTGCCATGGTTGGCAAGTATTTCAGCAGACGGAAAGCCCTTGCTTATGGGATCGCCATGTCAGGAAGTGGCATTGGCACCTTCGTCCTGGCTCCTGTGGTTCAGCTCCTGATTGAACAGTTTTCCTGGCGGGGAGCATTACTCATTCTTGGGGGCTTCGTTTTGAATCTCTGTGTTTGTGGTGCCTTGATGCGGCCGATTACTCTTAAGGAGGACCATACAACTCCAGAGCAGAACCATGTCTGTAGAACTCAGACACGAGACTTTAAGAGGGTGTCTCCCTGTTCAACTTTGACCAACGAATGGGTGCAGACCTGCCTTTGCTGCTCTTTGCAGCAGGAATACAGTTTTTTACTGATGTCGGACTTTGTTGTGTTAGCCGTCTCTGTTCTGTTTATGGCTTATGGCTGCAGCCCTCTCTTTGTGTACTTGGTGCCTTATGCTTTGAGTGTCGGAGTGAGTCACCAGCAAGCTGCTTTTCTTATGTCCATACTTGGGGTGATTGACATTATTGGCAATATCACATTTGGATGGCTTACCGACAGAAG GTGTCTGAAGAATTACCGGTATGTTTGCTACCTCTTTGCCGTGGGACTAGATGGGCTCTGCTATCTCTGCCTCCCAATGCTTCAAAGTCTTCCCCTGCTCGTGCCTTTCTCTTGTACCTTTGGCTACTTTGATGGTGCCTACGTGACTTTGATCCCAGTAGTCACTGCAGAAGTAGTGGGGACCACCTCTTTGTCATCAGCACTCGGTGTAGTGTACTTCCTTCATGCAGTGCCATACTTGGTGAGCCCACCCATCGCAG GCTGGCTTGTAGATGCTACTGGCAGCTACACTGCAGCATTTCTTCTCTGTGGATTTTCAATGATATTTAGTTCTGTGTTGCTTGGCTTTGCTAGACTTGTAAAGAAGATGAGAAAAACCCAGCTGCGGTTCCTTGCCAAAGAATCTGATCCCAAGCTACAGCTGTGGACCAATGGATCGGTGGCTTATTCTGTAGCAAGAGAATTAGATCAGAAAGATGGGGAGTCTGCGGCTATAGCAGCACCTGGTTACAACCCCACATGA
- the SLC16A12 gene encoding monocarboxylate transporter 12 isoform X1 translates to MVKVNRARSTAPPDGGWGWMIVLGCFLVTICTRAVTRCISIFFVEFQTYFIQDYAQTAWIHSIVDCMTMLCAPLGSVVSNHLSCQVGIMLGGLLASTGLILGSFATSLKHLYLTLGVVTGLGFALCYSPAIAMVGKYFSRRKALAYGIAMSGSGIGTFVLAPVVQLLIEQFSWRGALLILGGFVLNLCVCGALMRPITLKEDHTTPEQNHVCRTQTRDFKRVSPCSTLTNEWVQTCLCCSLQQEYSFLLMSDFVVLAVSVLFMAYGCSPLFVYLVPYALSVGVSHQQAAFLMSILGVIDIIGNITFGWLTDRRCLKNYRYVCYLFAVGLDGLCYLCLPMLQSLPLLVPFSCTFGYFDGAYVTLIPVVTAEVVGTTSLSSALGVVYFLHAVPYLVSPPIAGWLVDATGSYTAAFLLCGFSMIFSSVLLGFARLVKKMRKTQLRFLAKESDPKLQLWTNGSVAYSVARELDQKDGESAAIAAPGYNPT, encoded by the exons ATGGTAAAAGTAAATAGAGCTCGGTCTACCGCCCCTCCAGATGGAGGCTGGGGCTGGATGATTGTGCTTGGCTGTTTCCTTGTTACCATCTGCACCCGGGCAGTAACCAG atgtatttccattttttttgtggAGTTCCAGACATACTTCATTCAGGATTATGCACAAACAGCATGGATTCATTCCATTGTAGACTGTATGACCATGCTCTGTG CTCCACTTGGGAGTGTTGTCAGTAACCATTTATCCTGTCAAGTGGGAATCATGCTGGGTGGCTTGCTTGCATCTACTGGTCTCATCCTGGGCTCATTTGCCACCAGTCTGAAGCATCTCTACCTCACTCTGGGAGTTGTTACAG GTCTTGGATTTGCACTTTGTTACTCTCCAGCTATTGCCATGGTTGGCAAGTATTTCAGCAGACGGAAAGCCCTTGCTTATGGGATCGCCATGTCAGGAAGTGGCATTGGCACCTTCGTCCTGGCTCCTGTGGTTCAGCTCCTGATTGAACAGTTTTCCTGGCGGGGAGCATTACTCATTCTTGGGGGCTTCGTTTTGAATCTCTGTGTTTGTGGTGCCTTGATGCGGCCGATTACTCTTAAGGAGGACCATACAACTCCAGAGCAGAACCATGTCTGTAGAACTCAGACACGAGACTTTAAGAGGGTGTCTCCCTGTTCAACTTTGACCAACGAATGGGTGCAGACCTGCCTTTGCTGCTCTTTGCAGCAGGAATACAGTTTTTTACTGATGTCGGACTTTGTTGTGTTAGCCGTCTCTGTTCTGTTTATGGCTTATGGCTGCAGCCCTCTCTTTGTGTACTTGGTGCCTTATGCTTTGAGTGTCGGAGTGAGTCACCAGCAAGCTGCTTTTCTTATGTCCATACTTGGGGTGATTGACATTATTGGCAATATCACATTTGGATGGCTTACCGACAGAAG GTGTCTGAAGAATTACCGGTATGTTTGCTACCTCTTTGCCGTGGGACTAGATGGGCTCTGCTATCTCTGCCTCCCAATGCTTCAAAGTCTTCCCCTGCTCGTGCCTTTCTCTTGTACCTTTGGCTACTTTGATGGTGCCTACGTGACTTTGATCCCAGTAGTCACTGCAGAAGTAGTGGGGACCACCTCTTTGTCATCAGCACTCGGTGTAGTGTACTTCCTTCATGCAGTGCCATACTTGGTGAGCCCACCCATCGCAG GCTGGCTTGTAGATGCTACTGGCAGCTACACTGCAGCATTTCTTCTCTGTGGATTTTCAATGATATTTAGTTCTGTGTTGCTTGGCTTTGCTAGACTTGTAAAGAAGATGAGAAAAACCCAGCTGCGGTTCCTTGCCAAAGAATCTGATCCCAAGCTACAGCTGTGGACCAATGGATCGGTGGCTTATTCTGTAGCAAGAGAATTAGATCAGAAAGATGGGGAGTCTGCGGCTATAGCAGCACCTGGTTACAACCCCACATGA